GCTCATCTCCGGCTGCCTGGCCACCGGCGACGTCGAGCGGGCCTCTATCTACGCCCGCGACGCGCGCCTGCGCTTCCCGGCCGACACCCGCTTTACCGTGCTGGACGCCATCGTGGCCTACCGCTCCGACGATATGGAGCGTGCCGAGCGCCTGCTCCAGTCGGCCCTGGAGAGCGACCCCGAAAACGGCGCCGCCATGCTCAACCTGGCGCTGGTCCAGTACGAGACCGGGCAGCTGGCCTCGGCCCGCCGCACCCTGGAACTGGTGCGCACGCACTTCCCCGGCTCGCCGCTCGAGGTTCGGGCTACCGTGCTAATTTCTGATCTTCTAAACGGTTAGCCGTTTTTTCCACGGTCGCAAAAATTCTTTGGGAATTGCCGGAAGCCCGCCGACTCCATGTAGTCAGGATCGGGTGATTCACGGGTTCGATCAGCCGTCAAAAGGGGCGTGACGGAATCGGATCCGGGGAGCCCCGGTCCAAAAAATTCGCGAGCCCGCGTGCCGGTTACCGGCGTTTCCGACACGCGGAACGAGTTCGAGACCCCACCACACTTTCTCTTCTGCCAAACACGCCGGCGCGTTCATCGTGCTATACTGCGGGGCCCAGCCAGCAACAGGCCCGGCAGGAGTTGATGAACAGCGTCGCGTCGCATCTTTTTCGGATCCTTTTCTCCACCCTTTTGATCACCATGGTGATTCCATTGGAATCTTTGCACTCGTCCGCCAGTACCAAAGTCGTCCTTGTCATTCACGGCGGCGCCGGCACCATTGAGCGCACCAAGATGACCCCCGAACAGGACGCCGCCTACCGGGCGGCGCTCGCCGAGGCGCTGGTGGCCGGATACGGGGTGCTCTCCGGCGGGGGCTCCGCACTGGACGCGGTGGAGGCGGCGGTTTGCGTCATGGAGGACTCGCCGCTGTTCAACGCGGGCAAGGGCGCGGTGTTCACCAGCGAGGGCAAGAACGAGCTGGACGCATCCATCATGGACGGCAGCAATCGCAAGGCGGGTGCGGTGGCGGCCATTACCGGCGTGCGCAACCCGGTGAAGGCGGCGCGCCTGGTGATGGAGCGCACCAGCCACGTGATGATGGTGGGCGCGGGGGCAACCCGGTTTGCGCAGGACCAGGGACTCGCGTTCGAGGACAGCGCGTACTTCTACACCGACAAGCGCTGGCAGGAACTGCAGCGCACCCAGGCAGAGGAACGCAAGCAGCAGGGCGAGTTCGGATCGCTCGAGCTGCCGCACATGCACCTGGGCACGGTGGGTGCGGTGGCGCTGGATGCCGCGGGCAACCTGGCCGCGGCCACGTCCACCGGCGGGCTCACCAACAAGCGCTGGGGACGCGTGGGCGATTCGCCCATCATCGGCGCGGGAACCTACGCGGACAACAACTCGTGCGCGGTGTCGTGCACGGGACGCGGCGAAATCTTCATACGCTGCTCGGCCGCGCACGAAGTGGCGGCGCTCATGGAGCACAGCGGTTTGTCGGTGGGCGCGGCCGCGAAGCGCGTGGTGCACGAAGAACTCATGGAACTCGGCGGCCCCGGCACCGGCGGCTTGATTGCGCTGGACCGCAACGGTCATTTCGCCATGGAACTCAACACGCCGGGCATGTACCGCGGCCATATCGGCGCCGACGGCAAGCCGCACGTATTCATCTACGGCGACGAGTAACGATGGGTCTCCTTCGGATGTCACTAACAAACGACCTGGGGGAGATGAAGCGCATCAACGTGGCGCTGACCGAGTTTCTGGGCGAAGAGGGGGTGCCACCCGACCGCGTGCGGCGCACCCGGCTGGTGGTGGAAGAGCTCATCGTCAACATCATTCAGCACGCGTTCGAAGCAGAGACGGAGCACACCATCGTCCTCACCCTGCGCACCGAGCCCGGCCGCGTGGTGGTCACCACCGACGACGATGGAAAACCATTCGATCCGCGGGAAGCGCCCCCGCCGCCGCTGGGACGCCCCATCGAGGAACAGAGCGTCGGCGGCTACGGCGTCTATCTGGTAAAGAGCATGACAAAATCTCTCGAGTACAAGCGCGCCGGCGGAAAAAACCGGGTCAACGCGGTGGTCGAGTATGGATCCCAGGAGGCTTCATGAAAAAGACTATAGGATTGATTCTGGTGGCGGCGCTGGCGTTTTCGATGAGTTGCGGCGAAGACGACGACCCGCCCACCGACGTGGATTCCACAGCGCCCGCGCGCGTGACCGACCTGACGGTGTTCAACACCGGTTTCCTGGGCCTCACCCTGGCATGGACGGCGCCCGGCGACGACGGCAACTCGGGAACGGCCGCGGCGTACCAGGTCAGGGAGTCGAACGCGACCATCACCAGTTCCAACTGGGATGCCGCCACCGACATCGCCCTGCCAACGGCGCCAGGCCCCGCCGGCAGCCTGGAATCCTTCACCTTCACCGGCTTCGACACGCTGCAGGTGCACTATTTTGCGCTGCGCACCCGGGACGATTCGGGCAACTGGTCCTCCATCTCCAACAACGCCATCTGGACGCCGCGCGGCGGGTCGGTGCAGTACTTCGTGGAAATCCCCTGCTACATGGACAACACGATGTACGCCGAGTCCGACACGCTCAGCAACGCCAAGGGGCAGTACCTCTTCTCGGGCATGAACATGGGTGGCGCGGGCGGTCCCGCGGACGCCCGTCGCGGCCTGATGGCGTTCGCCATTGCCGACAGCATCCCGGCCGGCGCCCAGATCGACAGCGTGGCGCTGCAACTGAACCTGTTCAGGAAGCGTCCCGGGGACACGGGCAACAGCCCGGTTTCGCTTCACCTCGTGCAGGCGAGCTGGGGCGAGGGCACGTCCATCGCGAATCTGGGACCGGGTGAAGGCGGCGGCGGCAGCGCGACACCGGGCGACGCAACGTGGCTGGATCGCTTCCGCGGGACGTCCCTGTGGACCAACCCCGGCGGCGATATCGACGTCACGCCCAGCGCCACGGAGCAGACTGACGCGCTCGGCAAATACACATGGGCGAGTCCCGCCCTGGTTGCCAATGTGCAACTCTGGCTGGATACCCCGGCCAGCAACTTCGGCTGGGCGCTGCTCGGCGACGAGGGCGTGCCCGGCAACGTGCGCCAGTGGGATTCGCGCGAAAACGCCACCGCGGGCAACCGTCCGCGGCTTACGGTGTTTTACACCGTCACCCAGTAGCGTATGATCGCGGGGTGACCCCGCGGCGCGCGCAAAGTCGAATCAACATGGCCACGGTGAATCGTGCCGCGCGCATGATCGCCGTGGCCATGCTGTTTGTGGCCGCCATCGCTCCCGCGGCCGCGGCCGGACGGCGCGTGACGGTGACGCGCGACATGATTCGCGCGCTCGGCGCCACGCGCCTATATGACGTCATCGCGTCGGTCGAGGCGTGGTCCCCGCAGTCCAACGACTTCTATACCGCTTCGCCCACACCGCGCGGGCTCTCCCTGCCGCGCGCCGCGCAGTGGTCGCTGTTTCTCAACGGGCAGCCCTTCGACGTATCGGTGTTCGACGCGCAGCACCTCGAGATGATCCCGGTGAGTCTGGCCGAAATCGATTCGGTGGTGTTCTGCGACGAGTCCGCTCCGGGCGCCACGTGGGACGCGGGACGCGGGCGGGTGGAGATTTTTGCGGCTCGGGCGCGCGGCGGCTGGAATG
This genomic stretch from Candidatus Krumholzibacteriia bacterium harbors:
- a CDS encoding tetratricopeptide repeat protein → LISGCLATGDVERASIYARDARLRFPADTRFTVLDAIVAYRSDDMERAERLLQSALESDPENGAAMLNLALVQYETGQLASARRTLELVRTHFPGSPLEVRATVLISDLLNG
- a CDS encoding isoaspartyl peptidase/L-asparaginase, with product MVIPLESLHSSASTKVVLVIHGGAGTIERTKMTPEQDAAYRAALAEALVAGYGVLSGGGSALDAVEAAVCVMEDSPLFNAGKGAVFTSEGKNELDASIMDGSNRKAGAVAAITGVRNPVKAARLVMERTSHVMMVGAGATRFAQDQGLAFEDSAYFYTDKRWQELQRTQAEERKQQGEFGSLELPHMHLGTVGAVALDAAGNLAAATSTGGLTNKRWGRVGDSPIIGAGTYADNNSCAVSCTGRGEIFIRCSAAHEVAALMEHSGLSVGAAAKRVVHEELMELGGPGTGGLIALDRNGHFAMELNTPGMYRGHIGADGKPHVFIYGDE
- a CDS encoding ATP-binding protein; its protein translation is MSLTNDLGEMKRINVALTEFLGEEGVPPDRVRRTRLVVEELIVNIIQHAFEAETEHTIVLTLRTEPGRVVVTTDDDGKPFDPREAPPPPLGRPIEEQSVGGYGVYLVKSMTKSLEYKRAGGKNRVNAVVEYGSQEAS
- a CDS encoding DNRLRE domain-containing protein, which encodes MKKTIGLILVAALAFSMSCGEDDDPPTDVDSTAPARVTDLTVFNTGFLGLTLAWTAPGDDGNSGTAAAYQVRESNATITSSNWDAATDIALPTAPGPAGSLESFTFTGFDTLQVHYFALRTRDDSGNWSSISNNAIWTPRGGSVQYFVEIPCYMDNTMYAESDTLSNAKGQYLFSGMNMGGAGGPADARRGLMAFAIADSIPAGAQIDSVALQLNLFRKRPGDTGNSPVSLHLVQASWGEGTSIANLGPGEGGGGSATPGDATWLDRFRGTSLWTNPGGDIDVTPSATEQTDALGKYTWASPALVANVQLWLDTPASNFGWALLGDEGVPGNVRQWDSRENATAGNRPRLTVFYTVTQ